The Tautonia plasticadhaerens nucleotide sequence CGGCGTCGACCGCCCGGCGTCCTGGGACGCGATGGATCGCTATCAGGCCCAGGCGTTCACCCTGTTGACCAGCTCCCGCGTGGCCGAGGCATTCGACCTCGACCGCGAAGACGCCGGGCTCCGAGACCGCAATGGCCGCCACCGCTGGGGCCAGGGCTGCCTCCTGGCCCGTCGGCTCGTCGAAGCGGAGACCTCAATCGTCTCGTTATTCATCGATACCCCCCAGGACGGCCCCGTGTTCACCAACTGGGACGACCACCCAGGCAACGCCGGGCGTCCCGGCCACTTCGCCGACTACTTGCGGCGCCGGCTCGCATACCTCGACCAGGCGCTCTCGACCCTCGTCGCGGACATCGCCGCTCGGGGGCTCGATCGCCGCGTCCTCGTGGTCGTGACCGGGGAATTCGGCCGGACGCCCCGGATCCGATCGGGACCACCGGACGGCAGCCAGGGCCGAGACCACTGGCCCCAGGCGTACAGCGCCCTCGTTGCCGGCGGAGGCCTGAGGATGGGCCAAGTTGTGGGGGAGACCGACTCCGAGGCCGCCTATCCCCGGGAGCGTCCCGTCTCGCCGCAGGATCTCCTGGCGACCGTTTACCGCCACCTCGAGATCGACACGGGACACGTCTTCCGGGACCACCTGGATCGACCGTTCCCGATCCTCTCGGAGGGTCGGCCGATCGCCGAACTGTGATGACGTCCTCCTGAGACTTCGCCCGGAAGTTGCCCCGGTAGGCCTTGGGGCGGACGACTCGCTTCGGCTGTCCGACAGTCGTGACTGCCGAGCGGATCGAGAGGTCGCCTCGTTCAACTTGTCCCATAGGTTTGGCGCCACCTCCCGTCGCCAGGATCGTGTGAAACAATTGCCGGAGCGGTCACACCGGATGTATAATCGCGCGAAATTGCACGTCCGGGTCGACCGATTCGCCCTCGTTCATGCCGCTGGCTCGAGGCGAGAGGACCGTCATGCGACTCCGATCACCGACACCGATATGGATCTGCGCAGTCTTCTCCTTCGCGGGCGTCTCCACGTCGCGCGGCGCGGCTCATGCCGCGGACGAGGGCATGACCTACTTCGAGACGCACATCCGACCCCTCCTGGCGGGGCGATGTTACGCATGTCATTCAGAGGGTGCGAAGAAGTCCAAGGGTGGGCTGCTCCTGGATCGCAGCGAGGGGTGGTCGTCGGGCGGCTCGAGCGGCCCGGCCGTCATCCCGGGGGACGTGGAGGCGAGCCTGTTGATCGAGGCCGTCCGATACACCGCACCGGGCCTGCAGATGCCGCCGAATGAGCCCCTGCCGCCCGACGAGATCGAGCGATTGGAACAGTGGGTGCGAATGGGAGCGCCCGCCCCCCGGCAGGACACGGTTTCCGGCATCACGCCTCGAGACGATCCTTCGGATCCGATCGCCGGCCGGGACCATTGGGCGTTCCGCCCGCTGACCGAGCCGCAGCCGCCCGCCGTCGGCATGGCCGACTGGCCTCGATCTGCCATCGACTCCTTCGTGCTGGCGCGACTTGAATCGGCGAAATTAAGGCCGGCACCCGATGCGGATCGCCGCACGCTCGTGCGTCGCGTTTACTTTCAGTTGATCGGCTTACCGCCGACGCCTCGTCAGGTCTCGGCGTTCCTCGTGGATGATCGGCCCGACGCCCTGGAGCGGCTGGTCGACACGCTCTTGAATTCGCCCCAATTCGGCGAGCGCTGGGGGCGGCACTGGCTGGACCTGGCCCGCTACGCCGATTCCAACGGCCTGGACGAGAATTTCCTGTATCGCGAGGCGTGGCGCTACCGCAATTGGGTGATCGACGCGGTGAACGCGGACATACCGTTCGACCGATTCGCGCTGGAACAGATTGCCGGAGACCTGCTCCCGTACAATTCGATCGAGCAACGAGACCGCCAGCGGATCGCAGCGGGGTTCCTCGTCATCGGCCCGAAAGTCCTCCTGGGAGTCGACCCGGAGGCGCAGCGGATGGATGTCGCCGACGAGCAACTCGACACGATCGGCCGCACGTTCCTCGGCCAGACCATCGGCTGCGCCCGCTGTCACGATCACAAGTTCGACCCGATCCCCACGGCGGACTATTACGCACTCGCGGGCATCCTCACGTCGACAGAGGTCATGGAACGTCGCTACATGCTCGGGGAGCAGCGAGTGATGGAGCGGCTCGTGGGCCTCGGCCCCGACGGAGTTGATTCGAACGCGGCCTATGAGCGATACTGGCGCGATCGACCGGGGATGTTGGAAAGACGTGAGGATGCCAGGTCCGCGCTGAAGCTGCTGCGGGATGACGATGCGGCCGTCCTGGAGGCGTTCTCGGGCGAGCACGCAGACGCCGTCGCCGAGGGCGCGATCGATCCGGGTCGGCCGATCGAGGCGCGCATCGAAGCCCAGGAGGCGTTGCTCGCCGAGTTGGACTCGGCAATCGATTCGCCCCCGGTGATCCCGCCCCGAGCGATGATCCCGAGCGATCGCCGGGAGCCGGCCGACGAACACATCCGCCTCGCTGGACAGAGCGACCGGCCGGGTGAATCGGTCCCCCGAGGCTTCCCACGCGTGATCAGCGAGGCGGCCGCGGCGATCCCGGGGGAGCAGAGCGGACGCCTTGAGCTAGGCTTCTGGCTCACCGATCGGGAACGCGGCGCGGGCCGGCTCACCGCCCGGGTCCTCGCCAACCGCGTCTGGCATCACCTCATCGGGACCGGCATCGTCCGGACCGCCGACAACTTCGGCCGCACCGGTGAAGCACCCAGCCACCCGGAGCTGCTCGACCACCTGGCCGGCCAGCTCATCGACTCGGGATGGTCGATCAAGAGTCTGGTCCGGCAGATCATCCTGAGCCGGACATTTGCGATGAGCAGCGATCACGACGAGTCCGGGCACGCGATCGACCCGGAGAACCGGCTGCTCTGGCGTGCGCACCGCCGGCGACTCGGCCCGGAATCGTTGCGGGATGCCATGCTGTCGGTGGCCGGAGGGCTCGATCTCACGCCGATGGACTCCACGGTCTGGTATCTCGGAGATCAGGCCACCTCGGTGGGGGACAACAAGAACCGTCGGCGCACGGACTTCCCCTGCCGGAGCGTGTACCTGCCGGTCATCCGGAACGACCTGCCGGAAGTGTTCGACGTCTTCAACTTCGCCGATCCGCACGCGACGACCGGGATGCGACCCCGGACGATGGTCGCGACCCAGGGCCTGTTCCTCCTGAATGACGACTCGGTCATGGACGCCGCCGAGGCGACCGCCCGACGTCTACTCGCGGAGGAGGCCTCGAGCGACCCGGAAGCTCTCGCCATAAGTCTGTTCGAACGCGTCCTCAACACGCGAGCGACCGAGGAGGATCGGGACGCGCTGCTGACATTCGTCCACGAGATGGAGACCCGTCCGATCGCCTCTGGTGGGCCGGTTCCGCGGCTCCAGGCGTGGTCGATGGCATGCCACGCTCTATTCGCCTCAAGTCGATTCCAGATGCTGGAGTAATTGAATGCGGTGCAATCAATTCACTCGGGTGGTGTCGCGTCGCCAGATGCTCGGCGCGAGCGGCTGCGGGATCGGGCAAGTCGCGCTGGCGGCGTTGCTCGGGCAACATACCCGGGCGGAATCGGATCCGAGGCGCCATTCCACCCTGGCACCGAAGCCTCTCCATTTCCCGGCCCGCGCAAGGCGGATCATCTTCCTGTTCATGTGGGGCGGACCGAGTCACGTCGATCTGTTCGACCCGAAACCTCGCCTGAAAACCGAGTCCGGCAAGCCGCTCTCCGGGAAGTCAGTCGGCAGCGATCGCGACGATCTCGGTGAACTGCTCGATTCGCCCTTCCGCTTCGCCCGACACGGCGAGAGCGGACTCTGGATCAGCGAATTGTTCCCGCACCTGGCCCGGCACGCCGACCGGCTGTGCGTCATCAACTCGATGCACACCGAGGGGAGCGCCCACGGCGAGGCGTTGTTGCGGCTCCACACCGGCCAGGCGAATCTCGTGAGGCCGAGCGTCGGATCCTGGGTCAGCTACGGGCTGGGCTGCGAGAACGAGGACCTGCCGGCCTTCATCACAATCTCGCCGCCGAGGGGTCACGGCGGCGTCCAGAACTATGGCAACGCGTTCCTGCCGGCCGTGCATCAGGGGACGGCGATCGGGTCGGCCGAGATCCCCATCTCCGAGTCCAAGGTCTCGAATCTCGCCAACTCCCAATTGAATCCGGGCGAGCAGCGGGAACAACTCGACCTGATCCAATCGTTGAACGCCCATCACCTGCGCGAAGCGACCGTCGACCCCCAGATCGAAGGGCTCATCGCCAGCTACGAACTGGCGTTCCGGATGCAGTCGACGATGCCCCGGATCATGAGCCTCGACGACGAGTCGAAGTCCACCCTCGACCTCTACGGGATCGGCTCTGAACCGACGGATAATTTCGGCCGTCAATGTTTGTTGGCGCGTAAGTTCTCGGAGCTTGGCGTGCGCTATATCCAGGTCTCGACGAACTACACCTGGGATCACCATCAGAAGGTCCACGAGGGACACGTGGCCGAGTCGGCGAAGGTCGACCGCCCGATCGCCGGCCTGCTCGGAGACCTCGCCCAACGCGGACTCCTGGAGGACACCCTGGTCCTCTGGGGCGCCGAGTTCGGCCGGACGCCGATGGCCGAGAACGGAGACGGCCGCAATCACCATCCGGGGGCGTTCACGATGTGGATGGCCGGCGGTGGGGTGCGTGGAGGGCTGGCCTATGGGAAGACCGACGACTTCGGCTATGCGCCGGTCGAGAATCCCGTCCACATGCACGACCTCCACGCGACGCTGCTCCATGCCCTGGGCCTGGATCACGAGCGATTGACGTATCGACATGCCGGCCGCGACTTCCGATTGACGGACGTTCACGGGAATGTTGTGCGTGAGATCCTGGCCTAGTGGTCGGCCACTGACGACTTGAGGGATGGGCTGCAATCGGTTCTCCTGGAGCCCTAACCGCTTCAGGAGCATCGACATGAAGAAGTACATCGTGACGCTCACCGCCGACGAACGCCAGGCCCTCCTCGATCTCATCTCCGCCGGCAAGGCCTCCGCTCTGAAACTGGCCCATGCCCGCATCCTCCTCAAGGCTGATGCCGCCGAGGGCGGGCCCGCCTGGCCCGACGACCGCATCGCCGAGGCCGTCGAGGTCTCTGTCGCCACCATCGAGCGGGTCCGCCAGCGGTTCGTCGAGCAGGGCCTGGAGGCCGCCCTGGTCCGCAAGACGCAGGCCCGTCCCAGCCGCCAGCGGGCCCTCGACGGCCGGGCCGAGGCGAAGTTGATCGCCCTGGCCTGCTCGGAGCCCCCCGACGGCCGCAAGGCCTGGACGATGCGATTGCTGGCCGACAAGCTCGTCGAGTTGGAGATCGTCCCCTCGATCTCCGACGAGACGGTGCGCCGCTCTTTGAAAAAAGCGAACTGAGGCCGCATCTGAAGCAGCAGTGGTGCATCCCGCCGGAGGCGAACGCCGAGTTCGTGGCGGCGATGGAGGACGTGCTGGAGGTCTACCACCGGCCCTACGACGAGACGCGACCGCTGGTCTGCCTCGACGAGGCGAGCAAGCAACTGATCGGCGAGACGGTCGTGCCGATCCCGGCAGCGCCAGGGCGGCTCGAGCGGTTCGATCACGAATACGTCCGCAACGGGACGGCCAACCTGTTCATGGTGACGATGCCGCTGCTGGGGTGGCGTGCGGTCCACGTCACCGAGCGTCGGACGGCGTTGGACTTCGCCGAGGTGGTGCGTTGGCTGGTGGAGGAGGTGCACGAGGAGGCGGAGAAGGTCGTGCTGGTGATGGACAACCTGAACACGCACAAGATCGCCTCGCTGTACGAGGCGTTCCCGCCGGAGCGGGCCCGTCGGATCGCCGGGAAGTTGGAGATCCACCACACGCCGAAGCACGGGAGTTGGCTGAACATGGCGGAGATCGAGCTGTCGGTGCTGGCGAGGCAGTGCCTGGACCGGCGGATCGGGTCGAGCGAGGAACTGAAGCGGGAGGTCGCG carries:
- a CDS encoding DUF1501 domain-containing protein → MPLMKCRGQQSRRDVLRVGSLALGGLGLPGLLSAREVSGRGGCETAVIVLFLHGGASQLETFDLKPEAPDGIRSVIRPIRSAVPGMDLCEHLSGLARISDRFTLIRSLNHAMSVHSDGQIEVMTGKAPTKVDPTSQSRGDHPDLGHITSHLRGLHPEGMPRYVAIPSALYATRPTYLGPGHAPFTVSDPSRDGFDPLKVAIDGGARSLEDRRGLLRQLDVLRRGVDRPASWDAMDRYQAQAFTLLTSSRVAEAFDLDREDAGLRDRNGRHRWGQGCLLARRLVEAETSIVSLFIDTPQDGPVFTNWDDHPGNAGRPGHFADYLRRRLAYLDQALSTLVADIAARGLDRRVLVVVTGEFGRTPRIRSGPPDGSQGRDHWPQAYSALVAGGGLRMGQVVGETDSEAAYPRERPVSPQDLLATVYRHLEIDTGHVFRDHLDRPFPILSEGRPIAEL
- a CDS encoding PSD1 and planctomycete cytochrome C domain-containing protein; the encoded protein is MTYFETHIRPLLAGRCYACHSEGAKKSKGGLLLDRSEGWSSGGSSGPAVIPGDVEASLLIEAVRYTAPGLQMPPNEPLPPDEIERLEQWVRMGAPAPRQDTVSGITPRDDPSDPIAGRDHWAFRPLTEPQPPAVGMADWPRSAIDSFVLARLESAKLRPAPDADRRTLVRRVYFQLIGLPPTPRQVSAFLVDDRPDALERLVDTLLNSPQFGERWGRHWLDLARYADSNGLDENFLYREAWRYRNWVIDAVNADIPFDRFALEQIAGDLLPYNSIEQRDRQRIAAGFLVIGPKVLLGVDPEAQRMDVADEQLDTIGRTFLGQTIGCARCHDHKFDPIPTADYYALAGILTSTEVMERRYMLGEQRVMERLVGLGPDGVDSNAAYERYWRDRPGMLERREDARSALKLLRDDDAAVLEAFSGEHADAVAEGAIDPGRPIEARIEAQEALLAELDSAIDSPPVIPPRAMIPSDRREPADEHIRLAGQSDRPGESVPRGFPRVISEAAAAIPGEQSGRLELGFWLTDRERGAGRLTARVLANRVWHHLIGTGIVRTADNFGRTGEAPSHPELLDHLAGQLIDSGWSIKSLVRQIILSRTFAMSSDHDESGHAIDPENRLLWRAHRRRLGPESLRDAMLSVAGGLDLTPMDSTVWYLGDQATSVGDNKNRRRTDFPCRSVYLPVIRNDLPEVFDVFNFADPHATTGMRPRTMVATQGLFLLNDDSVMDAAEATARRLLAEEASSDPEALAISLFERVLNTRATEEDRDALLTFVHEMETRPIASGGPVPRLQAWSMACHALFASSRFQMLE
- a CDS encoding DUF1501 domain-containing protein, whose product is MRCNQFTRVVSRRQMLGASGCGIGQVALAALLGQHTRAESDPRRHSTLAPKPLHFPARARRIIFLFMWGGPSHVDLFDPKPRLKTESGKPLSGKSVGSDRDDLGELLDSPFRFARHGESGLWISELFPHLARHADRLCVINSMHTEGSAHGEALLRLHTGQANLVRPSVGSWVSYGLGCENEDLPAFITISPPRGHGGVQNYGNAFLPAVHQGTAIGSAEIPISESKVSNLANSQLNPGEQREQLDLIQSLNAHHLREATVDPQIEGLIASYELAFRMQSTMPRIMSLDDESKSTLDLYGIGSEPTDNFGRQCLLARKFSELGVRYIQVSTNYTWDHHQKVHEGHVAESAKVDRPIAGLLGDLAQRGLLEDTLVLWGAEFGRTPMAENGDGRNHHPGAFTMWMAGGGVRGGLAYGKTDDFGYAPVENPVHMHDLHATLLHALGLDHERLTYRHAGRDFRLTDVHGNVVREILA
- a CDS encoding IS630 family transposase (programmed frameshift), whose translation is MKKYIVTLTADERQALLDLISAGKASALKLAHARILLKADAAEGGPAWPDDRIAEAVEVSVATIERVRQRFVEQGLEAALVRKTQARPSRQRALDGRAEAKLIALACSEPPDGRKAWTMRLLADKLVELEIVPSISDETVRRSLKKGELRPHLKQQWCIPPEANAEFVAAMEDVLEVYHRPYDETRPLVCLDEASKQLIGETVVPIPAAPGRLERFDHEYVRNGTANLFMVTMPLLGWRAVHVTERRTALDFAEVVRWLVEEVHEEAEKVVLVMDNLNTHKIASLYEAFPPERARRIAGKLEIHHTPKHGSWLNMAEIELSVLARQCLDRRIGSSEELKREVAAWEEDRNERMVGIRWQFTTADARIKLHRLYPATQ